The Caldicellulosiruptor obsidiansis OB47 genome segment AACTTCCTTTTAATACAGGGTCTAAAAAAAGTTTATTGTCAAGCTGGCTGCTGAGTTTTACCATTTCTCTTTCTATTTCGCTTACCTTATATCCAAGTCGCTCTGTCTGAAGGTAAACTGGAGTTAAATTTAATGTAATTCCAATTTCAACATCAATATTGTTTTCCTTTACAGCTTTTACAACCTTAAAATGAGAAAGCATAATGTTGTGCACAACATCCATTGCAACTTTAAAGTCCTTTATTCCTGGTGCGTGAACTCCATGCCAATGGCCCAAAAAGGCAATACAATAAGGTTCATTAAATGTTATCCATTTTTTCACTTTGTCTTTATAACGGTTTATAAGAAGCATTGTATATTCAAAATAATAGTTTACAATTTCTTTGTTTGCCCAGCCGCCAATGTCTTGTAGCTTTTGAGGAAGGTCCCAGTGGTAAATGGTGATAACCGGTTCAATATTGTTTTCAACAAGCTTGTTGATTAGCTTGTCATAAAACTCAAGACCTTTCTGATTCACAGTACCAAAACCATCTGGGAAAATTCTTGCCCATGCAATAGAAAATCTGTAGGCTTTAATTCCAAGTTCTTTCATAAGAGAGACATCTTCTTCATACCTGTGGTAATGGTCACAGGCAACATCACCGTTATGACCATATAGAATATTTCCTTTTTGATGTGTGAACCTGTCCCAAATAGATTCACCTTTTCCATCTTCGTTCCATGCACCTTCAATTTGATACGATGCAGTTGTAGCACCCCACAGAAATCCTTTTGGAAAACTCATTTTGTAATAGACCTCCTTAAAGTTAGTGTCATTTTATTTTGAAATCAATTACATTGTATATTAAATTATATTGCCACATAAGATTTGAGTTTGCAAATAAAAATTTTAAATGATTATAGCGAAATTTTTAATTGTTTTT includes the following:
- a CDS encoding GH1 family beta-glucosidase, translating into MSFPKGFLWGATTASYQIEGAWNEDGKGESIWDRFTHQKGNILYGHNGDVACDHYHRYEEDVSLMKELGIKAYRFSIAWARIFPDGFGTVNQKGLEFYDKLINKLVENNIEPVITIYHWDLPQKLQDIGGWANKEIVNYYFEYTMLLINRYKDKVKKWITFNEPYCIAFLGHWHGVHAPGIKDFKVAMDVVHNIMLSHFKVVKAVKENNIDVEIGITLNLTPVYLQTERLGYKVSEIEREMVKLSSQLDNKLFLDPVLKGSYPQKLLDYLVQKNLLDSQKANNMQQQVRENFIFPDFLGINYYTRSVRLYDENSGWIFPIRWEHPEGEYTEMGWEVFPQGLFDLLTWIKESYPQIPIYITENGAAYNDKVEDGRVHDQKRVEYLKQHFEIARKAIENGVDLRGYFVWSLIDNFEWAMGYTKRFGIIYVDYETQKRIKKDSFYFYQKYIKENS